The Aquila chrysaetos chrysaetos chromosome 7, bAquChr1.4, whole genome shotgun sequence DNA segment GGGTGTATCCGCCGTGTGTAATGGCCGTGGGGAGGTGCGTTTTCTGTCGGCAGAGCGCGGGGCGGGCAGCAGGAGGTGacgccccctcctccccttcagCGCCGTCTGGGTCGGGAACGGCCGGGCCGCGTAcccggcgcggggcgggggggcacgTTAAACTCCGCTCCGAGGGACGGGGATTGTGACGGGCCTCGCCGAGCCTGCGGGGGCCGGTTCGGTGCCGGTGCTCGGGGGAGGGCAGGTGCCGTGCGAGGCTGTGCGCCGCCgcagagcagctgctttcccCCGTGTGTCGAGTTCGCTGTAAGCTCCTCCTGCCGCCGCGGCTCTCCGGGGAGCTGGAAGTAAGTGGGACAGTTCGCTTGCTTGGGTGTGAAACATGCCTACGTGGGAGGCTTCACCAGGCACCTGGAAAGCTTTGCTGGCGTTCGCTTCGGAGTGAGATGAGGCTCTGCCCAAACGCATAGTGCCCCTCCTTGCCATTCCAGGTGCAGTGCTTGTCTGACTTGTTGAGTTTATTCATTGCCTTAAATTTTGAGAGACAGCTGCTCCTCTTGATGAGGTAACAAGCCTCGTCTGAGTTTGCCCGATGTAGGAGTGAGTAAAACTTACTTGCCACTAAGGGTGCACATGTCGTATCTGCATAAAGACGTGAATAcggtggggttttgttggtgtTCTTTCTGTGTGTTCAGGTGATAATGTGATCAGAATAGCTGGTTCATGAGTGTGCCGTTGGGTGCTCTGAGACTGGGCTAAGCAGCAGTTCCTGCTGGCAGAACTGGTGGCCGCCTTACCGCTGTACCATAGGTGATTGCATGAAACAAGGTGTGGACAATGTTGTATCCGTTATCTACCAGAGCTATGTtaatctgctgctgctactggCAGTGGGTAGGTCACAGTGCTGGAGCATTCCCAAGGTTATTTGGAGGATTTCTTTGGCTTTGCATGTAGCACTGGTCTCGATCACAGTGTCTGTTGGTCATAACACAATTAAAATTGCACAGTGATTCTGATACGAAGAGAATTTCATAGCATTGGGCAAGGGTCCTGTGGTCTTCCTGTAGCTAGCTCCTTCTGTCTGTAACttgcttttgtaaatattaaGTACCACCTTGCACCTTTCAGATGTGCTTCCCTGCTCTCACCAAGgtctttcactgaaatcaggaGGAGAAATTACTGGATAGCTGCTCAGTTGttgatggttttgtttgtctAAAGGGAAGTCTGAGAGCATGACTCCAGTGAGCCTTGCTTTTGGATTGGCTGGGGTAGTTGCTTTAGGGTTTTGCATTATTCAGGTTAGGATTGCTGCTGATGCACTTAGTGTAACTTGTTAAATACAGAATACTAGGTTTTGGAATAGCTTAGCAGTTGTGTCTTGTAGCTGCAGTTTAAACCCTGCCCAAATGTGTCGAATCAGTTTGAGCATACCTCCAGAGTGCCGCAGGATGGAAAACCAGTGACTTCAGAGATGGTTACCAGGgcttaaggggaaaaaaaatactcctttttctATCAAGTTTAGCACTTCTTGGTGTATCTCCTCTGTTACTGGCAGGTGAAGAAGTGACTGGCTTACTGATAGAGATACAAACCAAAAGCCGTAGCATGGATGCATCTGAGTAAATATACCTTTGATGTGGCATTTATACCCTTTATAATAATTGGTGCATCAATAGGATAAAGAATCATTGCATTGTTTCAGGAAAGATTTAATGGTTTTAATCTATAGTTCAAATGGTATAATTTCTGTTAGACTTTAAGAAAGCGCTGGATGCTAGCTGCATCCTGCATCTTCTATGCGTCCACATTTACTAATGCACATGCAAAattaacagcaaacaaaactcCCAAAACCCCTTGAATGTAATCTCTCTGATAGTGAGAAAACAGAACTCAAAGCTGTGGAATAGTTAAGTGGTGTGATGCTGTCACGGCCTGTTTTTGCAGTATTTATCCAGTTGTTGTACCACTAGGAAGCCCTGATGTATTTGGGGTTGCATCGTTTTGTAGCCCCCTATTGATTGACAGTATTGAAAAACCAGTCGTCTTCTAATCTAAGAATTAAGAGTATCAAAGTCTTAGAAGTCTCGACCAAGCTTTCAGTTTAACAAATTATCTTGCTGAGTGGGATAATAGAGTGGATTAAGTCTCCATAACACCTCTCTACAAATCACTTGCCCCCACCCACAGCAGAGGTACAACTGACTGTGAAACTTAGATTGAATACTATAGCAGCTGTTGAGATTCAGCATAGTTATTCATTAGTTAGCATTTCCTTtgttaatcttttttccttgtttgaaaCCAACTCAACTTTCTGATGGTTATTAATGTGAATAACAGAGTCCATCCTAGTGTTTGCTTTCCAAATCTGGTTTGTCTGGTTTGTTATCTtgaactaaaacaaaacaaaataattttaagtttaTGCTGATAGGAAAACTTCACTCATGTAATATGTTGCAGATCACTTTGACAGAAGTTGCACTAAAGGatctttcaatttttaaatatttgcgAAATATGTAGGTTTGCGAAGTGCTATTTCATTCTGGATAAACATAGAACAATCTGAGTACTGGAATAATGTAACCTCTCCAATGAGAATACACCAAACCATGTAATGGGGTATCTGTGCCTCTTCTGGAGATGCATAAGAAAATCATAGCTCTGCAATGGTCGACTCTATTACTTAtaggatatttttaatgtattgctctgtatttacagaaaatggggctttattttgtttttttttaccttctgtgCTTCATATCTGAGAAAAAGATTGATGTTAAGATGGCATAGTGTTAAAATGACCCTCTTTCTCAGTGTCCCTGGCAATAATCTTTAACTTAAGCAGAAAGAGCTGCTGATGATATGATGAAAAAGACTAggtgttatttatttaatttggttttaaacaatGCTAATGTTGGTTTATGTTCATCATGTTGAAAAAGTTAGTCATAAGATTCTTTCCTAATTCCCACTTTTGAACTTCCCCATTGTATATCTCCTTTATAGATCTTGTGGATCTGGAGTTTTGATGCAGATGTAGTTTTGcccttcagttttaattttcatcaaaaatttGTCACCTCATGTACTTGTAAACTTACCATTGCACAGAGTACTTCAGtcccaaaatttttttttttttttttaattcagtttggaaaaaacaaaaaggaaaaataaaaagttaaactaAGCAGATGAAAAATCTTACCATTTCAtgtgaaatgaataaatatattcaagATGGTATAAAACGTGAGGACAAATGAAGTATAGGAAATCTTAGCATTTGGCTTCAGTCAACTACTTTGCTAATTGTTGAGTGAACTCCTTTAATGGTTGGCATTTAATGATTTGAGAATGAATCACAATCAGCTTTCCCTTTCAGGTTGATCAATATTAGTTAGTCATTAAGGAATACAGGAGATACTTTTCTCTTGAGCCAGAGTATCTTATTTTCACATAATATTCCCATATTTCCTGAATCCtagttttataaaatattagtATTTCTGCCAAGGTTATCATGATGATTGTACTAAATAGCTCTCTTTATTAGTTTGCAGGCTGAAATCATCAGTCAGCTTTCTTACTCGACCAGATCGACCAAATCTTGCTTATCATAAACTAAAAGGCAGGAATCCAGGGGTTATTTTCCTTCCAGGCTTAAATTCAAATATGAATGGTCAGAAAGCAACTGCCCTTGAAGATTTCTGCAGCTCTCTAGGTCATGCCTTCATCAGGTACATGCAGAGCATTGTTCTTGAGAAAATGAAACTAGTATCATGCGTTGGGGGAAGGggttttaacaaaaatatgtaaacTTTGGCATTTAGATTGGAATGCATGCTGTACACAAGCTAAGAAGTGTCTGTCTTCCATTTCAAATGTAGGTTTTCTGTCTGTAGTGAGGCTGAGGTAAATCAGGAGAATGTATTCTGAAAGTAATTCAGAAAATTCTCTGATAAATTTCTGTAGTCTAGCCAGTGCTATGTGTTACATTAAGGCTATAGgcaccaaaatgaaaaagaaaggaccTGGAGTTCTAATTTTTTACATTGCCACTATAAGCATGCTTCTTAACTGCCAAATCTTACTAAATTATCCAGTATCTTCTGTGGTTTTAGAAGAACATACACATGCTTGGTGATACGCTCCTTTGATAGACTAGGTTGAATGCTGAGTTTCCTAAGTCTTCGTATTTGGGTATAGCGTTTGAAAGAGTgtttgtacattttaaaaatacctttaaaattgaagtatttggggttttttgtttgtaaggGAAATTCTTTGTCTGGGAAATATACTGGTAAATGTGGATATTGTTATGTCAAATGATAAGAGAATGCTGCATCACTTAGTTGCATATGTTGTGTTTAAACCTCTTTTCGGGTGATTTCTGGTACTAGTGATATGTGGGACCaagtaagaaaatattcagtgcGGTATCTTGTCCCCCATTTAATTTGATTAAATGGTACTGTTTAGTTAGCTTCTATGTTGCTGTAGACAGTACTATGACTTTCATTTTGATGGTTCCTTTTTCAGATTTGATTATACAGGATGTGGAAGTTCAGATGGTAAATTTGAGGAGTGTACAATTGGGAAGTGGAGAAAAGATGTTCTGTCTATACTGGATGAACTTACAGATGGACCACaggttatattttatttttaaatatagaatgCTTTTTGTCCTCAAGGTAGAACATTAATCAAAAAAATGCCATAATAGGTCTGGTCGATAGTAGCTTCCATTTAACAACTGACACCTGCTTGCTTTCAAGCTGAATCATTTGAGAGGTCATATTCATTAGAACTCTTTTGCAAGCAAGGTAGATCACATAATCATGGAAAGATGGGTTGGCAGGACCTCCTGGAGGTCATGTATTAGAGCCTCCTGCTTAGAGCAGGGCTGTCATCCTAGGGAGTCTGAGAAAGCCTCGTGGTGGAGGTTCCATCTGACAGGAGACAGGGAGATGTTCCAGTGCGGCGCAGCCCTCTTAATGAAAAAGTGTGTCACTGTTCCATGCTGTTGCATTAATTAAAGGATTTGCAGGAATGTTACAAGTTAAGATACTCTATATGACAAAATAGCTTGTGTTTAAGACAATTTTGTATTATGAATTCCTTGTGTTGACCTCTTTCAGTGCACTGAGCCTTTACcatgtgcatttattttgaGAAGGAAACATAAAGTATGCATGTGATACTGAATTGTTTCAACTCTCATTTTGTTTACAGTGTTTCAGTCTCAGACAGCAATAACCAGCCATgccaaacaaaaagaataataaaataccaGATCCTGTGGTGCTTACTCAGGCAAAATTTCCACTGGAGGTGACAGCAGTTCTGCCTGGGTAAGGACAGCAGGATTATGCCCGAGGTttaagtagttaaaaaaaaatgaaaactgatactttgtagaagaagaaaaaaaatattagctgtttcctgtaaaataatgtcttattttctctctttttcagattCTGGTGGGCTCCAGCTTGGGTGGATGGCTGATGCTTCATGCTGCAATAGCACGCCCAGATAAAGTAGCTGCTCTAGTTGGAGTAGCTGTAGCAGCAGACCATCTGGTAACAACTTTCAAGAAGCTTCCCATTGAGGTAAATGTTGACGGTTGGCTTTTGTGCAATCTAAAAATCTATCAAGCATTTAAGAAATTCTGTTGTTCAAACTACTTTTCCTGCAAGTCTTCTGGtaagttttctgtgtttgtggtGCAGGTAAGCTGAAAATTTACATTAATCTGGAAGtctgaaaaatactgtgcttCTAGTATGAAGCTAGTGTGAGCACTACCTAGATTGTGTTTATATTATTACTGTGGCATATAGGGTGTGAAGTCAGGTCCCTGTAGTTCAGCAGTCTATTAGATTTCAGTGTTGAATATCATATATTTGCATCCAGATTGGATCTTTGTGCTTTCAAGGACAGAGAAGTAGCTGCTAAAGTGATTGAGATGATATTGGATGAGTCTGACACAGATTGTGTGTCTAGAAAGGGAATTCTTCAGATTAGTGTGTTTGTAAAGACTATAAGATTTAGGTAGTGGGCTGTCTCTTTCTAAGTTGCTTCCTTGATTATGATAATGTCCAGTCTTCAGGAAAGTAAACCAGGTGTTATAATGTGACAAATAAATATGGCAATAAATAACTTATACTAtagaataattaaattattt contains these protein-coding regions:
- the ABHD10 gene encoding palmitoyl-protein thioesterase ABHD10, mitochondrial isoform X3 gives rise to the protein MAAAGALRRASAVVILPSPLRAALGLPVCRLKSSVSFLTRPDRPNLAYHKLKGRNPGVIFLPGLNSNMNGQKATALEDFCSSLGHAFIRFDYTGCGSSDGKFEECTIGKWRKDVLSILDELTDGPQILVGSSLGGWLMLHAAIARPDKVAALVGVAVAADHLVTTFKKLPIEAQKEIEEKGEWKFPTKHNEEGYYSLTYDFIREAENHCVLNSPIPITCPIRLIHGMKDGDVPWQISMQVADRVLSKDVDVILRKIGQHRMSEKEDTKLLVNTVDDLIDKLATLI